In Babesia microti strain RI chromosome IV, complete genome, the sequence AGTAGAAAGTCCAATAATTGTTGGGGCCACCTCTGCCTAACTTCTTGTAGTGGCAACAAAGTCTTAGTTTCACTCTCTCTGGAGGTTTCAACCACAACGGCTGACAATGTTGCCTCTCCAGTTATTCTAATGCTGAGAATAGATACAAGAGCCTCATCTTCCATATCACCTGGGCCGTATACTTGCAAATATCTGGTCTTCAGCTCTGTCATTTTTTTCATGAGATCGCCCACAATAAGCAGGTTATGCTAGGTAAGTAgtttgtaatatatttagatTAATATACCAATGTGGCTACCATTGGAATGTTATTAAAAAGATAATACAACATATTGACATACCCTTGGCTCCCAAGAATCCTCCCAATCTCCTTTCCACCGTACAAGATAAAAATCCTAAGTAAAAGTGTATTATTACCTTTCTCCCCTTTGGCTTATAGTCAAGCAAATCCTCCACCTCGACTGCTTCATCCGGGGGATCATTCAAGGGTCCATCTGCAGTTAGAACGGGGACCCATGCATCATTTTTAACTTTTTTTTGACcagaattatttatgttattattttcCGTCTTCCTGGACGAATATGCGGAATGTCTTTTATTGTCTGGTTCCTGATAATCATAATCATTCTTGTCATCCACTTCAGGTTCCTTATCGGATATTTTTGGAGAAATTTGTGATGATATAGTATTTTCGTCCATAACCTTGGGTTTGACCTTGTTTCCCTTGCGATTTTTTGACTTTCCATTGTAGGCTTCCTTCATAGATGCCATTTTGGCGGCAAACAGGGGCAGATTAGTTAGATTTTgctatataaattgaaaagTACCTCTGGTTCCCAGGTGTTGTCGTCGTCGGGGAATCCCTTCCATTTAACAAGGAATAGAGGTTTACCTTTCACGTATTTAATGTCTATAAGGTTTTCCACCTCATATTCATCCTCCTCTTCCTCATCATCAAAAGGAGAGATTTTTGGAGATCTACACCTCTTGTTTACCATTGCAGTTTTTTTACTGTACAATAAGCTATCAAATGGTAGTATTTACTATGGTGATTGCCCCAGCACTTGGCATAACCACACAATTACAaccattcaatttattatatccTAGCTCACATCTATTCATTATTAATGTGCGtagcaattaatttgatatttgtaGTTAATATTTAGAGTTACGACTATAGTTACGTTATTCTTACTTTTACACAACAGCCTACTTTTGACTCTATTAGCTGGTAATATTTTCCTTCAAATGACATTTGTTCATCTATTAGTAATTGTTAAATgcttattaattaattggttagttttaaatatcattttcattcactgacatttattttatttgaacACACAtctatttaatgatattaatagacaattttatacaaatcacATTCAACTTCTCCCGGTGtcagatatatttttgttctTAGATTAAGTTGtgaattgttaatttttctTTTCAAAATACTATTTTATAAACGTGTTacacatatttttttaaacaaataaatgttactGTTGTATATATAGCAATATTTCACTTTATGgtttaaattgattcaactaattatttattctCATGTTTTCATGAATTACCTTATGTACttaattattgaatatcaattaaaatttctatACTAACTAATCCGTATTTAACTACAACTTACCCACGCCCTGTGAATATTCATTATACTATCAAAATTCTCTCAGTGATTCCATATAAACACTAATAACATCACTTGCACATTAGTAACTATAtctaatatacaattaatcatGCATTTGTTATCTGCCTTGCTACTTAAACACCTTAATTTGACTGCCAACCCGTTGTTCGAATTGCATATTCAATAACACACTATCCAAGTGATTAATTGGTGGCTGATTTACATACTTAGAAATTACATCTGGAGATACTATTAGTTCAATTTCCTCAATCATTTCCCTCATCTTGGGCCAATCTTTGGGATATTTTGCACTCAATTCATCGCTGGAGTTGCGCTTAAGAAACCAACAATGCAACATCATACGATCTGTTTCTATTTCCTTGTACCTGCCTGTTAGATTCCGTTCGTTAAAGTATGTAACATCACCAATGATTGGATGGCCAATTGAAGCGCAGTGGAGACGTAGTTGGTGGCGGCGccctaaattagtaatttattataaaaatttagtCCAAgtgttttaattttaagtaattttacatatattttacagaAATTACACAAACtacataatataacatcttgaaaatattatttacacgTGAAATGcttcatttataaaaatttaatatagttAATTACCTGTAATTGTCCTCAGTTCACAAAGCGTTACAGGTTGCCCCTCTATAGAATGATGGGACCTGGGAATTAAAACGCTATGACAGGCCTTACCCTCCCCTTCACTACCAGCTAAACGCATCTTAAACTCATCCCCTCTAGGCTTACAAATGCTCCTGGTGATGTGGTAAGTGTCAATAGGCAAGTGCCCATATAGTAGCGCTAGGTATACCTTGTAGATTTCTTTAGCGTATATCATTAGGTTGGCGTATTTACTGGCCAGTTTAGACTTGGCCAGTAGCATTACACCACTAGTTGCATAGTCTAATTGACCGCAAATTCTAAACTTGTCAATGTTACACAATTCTCTAACTAAATCCTCAATGCAAATCGTACTATCTGCACGTTCTAGATGAAAATCAGGTGGCTTATTGACagcaaaaaaattaatccCAGAGAACAATTGAAAGTTTTTTAAAAACTCCTCATGGACAGCACATATCTGTCTGGTTGTGATCTTCATGGAACAATACGTCAGAAGCTATATTACAATGTTTTACACCAACTCAACACATCAATTTACATCCACATACATTATTAGACATGTTTCGCAATACTATACGATTGGTAGTGGAATTCACACCAACAATGTTGTGACACTACCTTAACAAATATACTGtgtcatatataattgtggACTATCTTGCCTggcaattgaaattatattacaattttgccGTATATCCACATATGAAGttatatgaataaaatgacctttgaatatttatcattaaacTATCGCTTTACAGCAAAAATTAAGTTGCATTTTCCCTATTCTCACTAATTAATCGTTCAATGGCTGCTTTTAAGGCAGCCATTTTCTTTTCCAAAACCAATCTAACCGCAATTAATCTCTCTTCCGTGTTTGTGATCCTGCTGGCCCAAATCCTAGTGTTCTCGTCGCAATGAAATTCCATGGCACAAAAACTGATTATCTCGAAGATTCTCATTCTGGTTTGTGAAACTTCCTTATATGTAAACAAATTAGGATCGTTAGGATCGAATTCAATGTGTGAGATCATTCCATCGACCTTGCTATTAAAATCCTCTCTTTCAGCTATGCTTTTCATCTGCTCAAGTCTGCCGGTTAACTTGCAGTATTCTTCCTGTAGAAAGTTGCATTTGTCGTATAGGGAATATAATGCTTTTATATTATCGAGAGTAATACTTAGATTGCGTAGCGGTTGATATTGGTCTTTTATGAGTTTTACAGTGgcctaaataattatttgcatgCTACCCTCATATGCGTATCTCCAGGGGTCgcatcaaatttaattattttaaatcgCTCTATTGGTCGAATAATTATCACACCCTCACTGTCCAAATTACTAATGTCAAGTAACTAAGTCAAAGTATTTTATACCTCTGAAATTGAACCATATTCAACTAGTTCTGGGGTATAGTTTGGATCTTGTGGATTATCGTTCTTGATAAATGCGATACAAATGCCTATAATCTTGTTGAAATGCATCGATTCTATCAGTTTACTGCGATGTCTCTCGTCTAATGTCACTTTTGCTATTTGGCCTGCACTCtgtattaataaatatattactatAGGTGCTCCCTCATCCAAGAGAACTGGAAATACTTCAAAAGTCATATCTTTGTCCCATACATTAATTTCCCTAAGTCCCCTTGGTTCATAAAAATCCATTCTACCGTTACCATTTAGCATATTTTCGTTATACTGCTCTACTAGTTTATGTATTCCTTGGGCATGATTACTAGGACCGTCGATACTGCCAGTAATGCAATATTTTGGTGGTTCGATTAGCCCTTTAGTTTGTTTTGCCCTCTTAATCTTAGCTTTGAGAATATCTGTCTCAATACTAGGAATTAGATGAGCAGAATCCGGTATTGAGACGTCATTCATAGCACATTCGCGCATCATATCTCCAATGGATTTTACACAGGCATTCATCTTTATATGACACAGACCccaattattaacattattacAAAAGTTATGCGTctctaatatatattttttgtgccAATTGGTTGCGAATCCAATGACAAAGTGGGCTGCATatacaattgtaaatatttgtaacagCAGTGTCATACTTCCACTGACAGACTTTATATACAGTTGCTTGGCATATTTAAAATCCTATAATACACACTttgacaattaattaaGACATTAATCCCAATCTGTTGAATGACCACCAAATTACTGCCCTATACTATCATCAGTATCTGTGAAGATGGATGTTAATGTTGTGGACACAGATGAGAATCTAGAACCCGTTACTTACATTTGTAGCGGTATAAAAACTTTCAAATAGAATGTGGAAAGGATGTAGTTTTGCAGCCTGTGGCAGCAGTGAGATGCAGGAATTGTGGTTCCAGAATACTGTACAAAAATCGAAGTCACAAAGGTACTAACCGTTTCACACAGTTGTGCAATATGAAGCGAGgtaactaattatttaaccGATATGACGGAATTGCAAAGAATTGAGCAATTGGTTGAAGGTATattgttgattatttaGACATAAAATACTCGTTTGAGTTGATACTTAATACCAAAAGTGACGATGTTAAGCAACATGTAAGCctaaattatgaaattatacaattgaatttgatatatttctGCAATATTTCATATGAATATTCATACTGTTTAGAGAATAACAATAAAACTTACATATAGACACAGCTATTTATAGACTCCGAATGCCAATTGGAGTTAATATTGCCAAAGATCACCAAGTATAGGATCCAGCTAAAAAAACCTGAAGATGAACGTCCATTTGGACCAAATACGGCAAAAAGAATATTGACACTAGTCGAAAAATTCGAAATCCTATATTCCGTGTACCAAGATGAATTGGAGCCATTGTTTCCAAATAGGATCGAAAAAAACAACACTAATGATCCTAATTTAGAGTGCAAATTATCTTCTGAAGATGAATATGAGGAAAAATTACAGGAAATGATTGAAAAGTGCAAATTACAAACCAAAATGGAACTAGACTCATTTAATACTCATGTGACTACTGACATTAAAATTGGTAAAAACCTAGACaaagtaataataaatgagGTACAAAATAGTATTATGaatgaaattaaacaaGCAGATTTAAGTAACAAAGTCATGCTATTAAACTATGCCATTGAAACACTTAAAAGTAATAATAGCAACAACGCTAAAAACCACattattgaattgtttgaccaaatatatcacaacCCAGAGGCACTACAATTAAGGGTTTTGAGAATAGGTAATGAATTATTGCAGGAACGGATTCTTATGCACAAGGGAGGTGCAACATGTTTACTTGCTGTGGGATTCCAGCTTAAGTATGGtcatcaaataattgaagTATTGGAGAATCTAATGGACCCAAAATTGGTAGTAAATGAACCGTATCTGTACCTAGATGAACCACCAATAGAGGAGTTTGACAAATGGGAACAATGGCGCAGACATATCAAATGGTCACTTGAAACGCTAAAATCAGCCAGCTTTTAGCATAAAGCTGTTCACTTATAACATACTAGTTggttatattattattactattattaatacTTTCTTtcccaaaatattttattaacaGCAGAATATTTAGTTTAGTATAGCTAATACTAGTAAGCAGCCCTACAATAGTTTATCGCACCTTGGCTTGTGCTATTCTGGCATTTGTTTTAGATGTATggtacaaaattttaatcgATTTTATAGGGATGAGCAAGAAAAACAACAGGCGTGCTCACCAAGAACGCTTCCATATCATTGCCAAAGCGCAAATCCAAGATGAACTCAAACGATCTCAGAAAAGGCTcaataaacaaatacaaaaatcGGTTCTTAATAAAGTAACCCTTACAATCACATAGTTTGGATACATTTATATCGCAGAacataatcaattaaagACTAATGATGTCAAGATGAAGAGTGTTAAATCCAATATCCCAGAAGGTTACATAAGAAGGAGAAATAAGAAGATTCTTGATGTTATAAGGAAGAGGGAGAGGAAAGGTACatatgtaacaatttagGGGCCAAAATAGTTACTATGAAGTTGGATTAGGGACTATACTCTACAATTATTTCTTAATAGGTTATAATCTGTTTTATATGCAACAAAATAGCTCTGGATGCCAACATACACCCAATTTCTAGTACCTTTAAATCATTGGTATtgtaactaaattaaaagACGTAAACcttatacaaattgtagCGTCACTGGGACGGTTAAACAAATGCTGCTCCCTTTGCAGGCTGATTATcttaaatttacacatcCTAAACAAACATTCCAACTTATCATCACTCAATTCAAATGGGATGTTGTATAGTTCTAGTAGTAAACTTTCCCAGCACATAGCGCCATCAGACTTATTTATCTGTAATACGCTCAACTCCTTTTTATTAAGTGCTGAGATTATCTCGACATCGCTAATAATCTTTCTATTGTTTATTTGGGATATTATAGGATCTCTGATTACTAATGGATGTTTGATACTTGGTATACTGCTGAGTGATTTACCATTGTGTaacaaatcaaatttgtaatCACTGTTAACAACATCAGTTCGTATAGACTTTGCGGGCTTATTAGctgatatattcatattaacgatatcattttcaaaacaCGTCGCAACATTATTGAACTTTAGTACGCTACTGTTATTGAACATGCGTTTCCTTAGAAGCATAATCAAGTCCTTACGGTTAATTAGTGGATCATTAATAAGTTTTTCGATATCGTTATTACAGAATTTAGCATTTGGTTGTGATTTGCTGGACATACTATTAATAGTACTAGGGTAACTATTTAGATTAGCGTATTCGTCACCAGTTATAGTTGTGCTGGCATATTTGTCATTTATGTAGTTAGAGTAATTATCAGAAATTTGCCTGTTAGTCATTACTAAAGTTCTATTACTACATAGATTATGTACACAAGTTACATGTTGACAAGTTGACAAGATTCTACATATGACACTCTTGTGAACCAACTTTTTATTACaacaaaaaatcaaatttagtaaaaatttttcattttttaaatatgaaCAGATGATTGTTAAAAACTTTTGTCTATACTCCATATCCAAGAGACGGATATATATAGAATGAACGCCACACATTTATACCTTCGCCCTCTAAAGGTTTATATATCTTAGCGCCTATGCGCCCGGAACACTCTGCGCCTCCGGAAATAGTTAGAAAgaatatttacatagtaTTATGGAGAAGAAGAGGCTAGGAAGTATTCCTCCAACTCTAGAATTCGCAGGATTCAGTGGGAGATGGCAGAAAGGGCGGTTGAATTGTGTTTGTTGCCGGATGAACCATGCTTGATTCTAGATATTGGCTGTGGCGTTGGGATTTCTGGGGAATTATTGATGGATTTGGGCCATTTTTGGATTGGCATAGACATCAGCCCATCAATGTTAggtaattttgtgttttGGTTCGGtcatttaatcaatttaatagaatcattagtattattactacaaaaataattcatagATGTTGCTATTGAGAACAATGTCCTGGATCATGGTGATTTAATACTTTCGGATATGGGATCGACTATGCGCTTCAAAACAGATTCTTTTGACGGTGCTATAAGGTAATTATAAAGATCATAAAGTGTTAGTGCTATCCAGTGGTTATGTAATGCTGATAAAAAGGGGGTTGAGCCATTTAAAAgattaacaattttttttaaatgGCTTTACACTGCACTTAAATCTGGGTCTCGTGCGGTAATCACTATATCTAACAGAGATCTTTCAGTTCTATCCTGAATCTGATAACCAGACTGAAATGATTCTAGCTGCCGCCGCTAGAGCTAGTTTTGGAGGAGGTCTTGTTGTTGATTTTCCAGAGTCATCAAAGGCTAAAAAGTTTgttacatttttaatgtagatattttttatgtTTATGGGCGGGGGTGCGTAATATTGCAGATTCTTTGTCAGAACCTTCGTCTGACAGTGACCACGTTCCCGTACAAAAATTGCAGtagttaaaaatatcattcaGATCAAAGATTTCACGGAGGAAGGAGAAGAAAAGGACTTCTCTTAGGGgaaaaatattgattaaaaaGGCCCAACAGAGAAGGAAGGTAAGTCTTACTAGTCCATTAAGGGTCTTTCGGTTCGAAGGGATACTAAATATACAGGGAGAAAGAGGAAGGGAGGATTTtagtattatattttttgtatcatttgaaattacaattaagataatattgataattatttcatcaattaaACAACAATTCATGTACTTTTAAAAttagaatatatattaatatttaattgcatataATATTAGTTATCTAATGAAATGTCATGAATTCAATTCTTGAACTAAGTTTAACACAAAATACGTGGGATGTTGCtgaatgataaatatctaCATATCTAATTATTGACATTTAGATGGTtagaaattattacatGCCtgcaataaaattagtaattGTCTAAAAGAGTCAGTATATAgttgaaatatttgtacGTCATAAATGCAAGGAGAGAAAATATTCAACAACGCATACAGCAATAATTCTTGCAAAACACGGATATAGTGACCATAGGCATTCAATTACAGAAATAATAAGATTTTGAATTGaataacataaataaaCTAAAAGTTATATATACTTAATAGACACTAATGTTAATTAAGATAATTAGTGATAGTAAAATTCATACAGCGAGAATATTATCCACATTACCAATTGGTCAAAACTAGCTACCTTTGgctaattttatcaaatctACATAGTTATAAAAACGCTAAATTGATTAGTAATCAAACTACTATATACCTTTGAAATACGATAGGAAAGGAGAAATTAGTAAGAGTGCAAGAAGAGTAGGAAGGTGCGGTGATTGTGGTGTGCAGTAATAGAATGAAAAACTATGCAAAAAAGTGTAATATGCAAATTGTAATACAAAGACTGATTCGA encodes:
- a CDS encoding heterochromatin protein 1 (HP1) (overlaps_old_locusTagID:BBM_III08555;~overlaps_old_locusTagID:BBM_III08560), with amino-acid sequence MVNKRCRSPKISPFDDEEEEDEYEVENLIDIKYVKGKPLFLVKWKGFPDDDNTWEPEQNLTNLPLFAAKMASMKEAYNGKSKNRKGNKVKPKVMDENTISSQISPKISDKEPEVDDKNDYDYQEPDNKRHSAYSSRKTENNNINNSGQKKVKNDAWVPVLTADGPLNDPPDEAVEVEDLLDYKPKGRKDFYLVRWKGDWEDSWEPRHNLLIVGDLMKKMTELKTRYLQVYGPGDMEDEALVSILSIRITGEATLSAVVVETSRESETKTLLPLQEVRQRWPQQLLDFLLARLRLRPSIEQSSDNSPVQRGVSK
- a CDS encoding hypothetical protein (overlaps_old_locusTagID:BBM_III08585), with product MTNRQISDNYSNYINDKYASTTITGDEYANLNSYPSTINSMSSKSQPNAKFCNNDIEKLINDPLINRKDLIMLLRKRMFNNSSVLKFNNVATCFENDIVNMNISANKPAKSIRTDVVNSDYKFDLLHNGKSLSSIPSIKHPLVIRDPIISQINNRKIISDVEIISALNKKELSVLQINKSDGAMCWESLLLELYNIPFELSDDKLECLFRMCKFKIISLQREQHLFNRPSDATICISYNTNDLKVLEIGCMLASRAILLHIKQIITY
- a CDS encoding conserved Plasmodium protein, unknown function (overlaps_old_locusTagID:BBM_III08575); this encodes MTELQRIEQLVEDIKYSFELILNTKSDDVKQHTQLFIDSECQLELILPKITKYRIQLKKPEDERPFGPNTAKRILTLVEKFEILYSVYQDELEPLFPNRIEKNNTNDPNLECKLSSEDEYEEKLQEMIEKCKLQTKMELDSFNTHVTTDIKIGKNLDKVIINEVQNSIMNEIKQADLSNKVMLLNYAIETLKSNNSNNAKNHIIELFDQIYHNPEALQLRVLRIGNELLQERILMHKGGATCLLAVGFQLKYGHQIIEVLENLMDPKLVVNEPYLYLDEPPIEEFDKWEQWRRHIKWSLETLKSASF
- a CDS encoding Enzyme of Amino Acid Metabolism (overlaps_old_locusTagID:BBM_III08590), with product MRPEHSAPPEIYYGEEEARKYSSNSRIRRIQWEMAERAVELCLLPDEPCLILDIGCGVGISGELLMDLGHFWIGIDISPSMLDVAIENNVLDHGDLILSDMGSTMRFKTDSFDGAISVSAIQWLCNADKKGVEPFKRLTIFFKWLYTALKSGSRAIFQFYPESDNQTEMILAAAARASFGGGLVVDFPESSKAKKYFLCLWAGVRNIADSLSEPSSDSDHVPVQKLQSKISRRKEKKRTSLRGKILIKKAQQRRKGLSVRRDTKYTGRKRKGGF
- a CDS encoding transcription activator, putative (overlaps_old_locusTagID:BBM_III08572) — protein: MDVNVVDTDENLEPVTYICSECGKDVVLQPVAAVRCRNCGSRILYKNRSHKVVQYEAR
- a CDS encoding hypothetical protein (overlaps_old_locusTagID:BBM_III08580;~overlaps_old_locusTagID:BBM_III08585) gives rise to the protein MSKKNNRRAHQERFHIIAKAQIQDELKRSQKRLNKQIQKSVLNKFGYIYIAEHNQLKTNDVKMKSVKSNIPEGYIRRRNKKILDVIRKRERKGAKIVTMKLD
- a CDS encoding hypothetical protein (overlaps_old_locusTagID:BBM_III08560), encoding MVIAPALGITTQLQPFNLLYPSSHLFIINVRSN
- a CDS encoding conserved Plasmodium protein, unknown function (overlaps_old_locusTagID:BBM_III08570), translating into MTLLLQIFTIVYAAHFVIGFATNWHKKYILETHNFCNNVNNWGLCHIKMNACVKSIGDMMRECAMNDVSIPDSAHLIPSIETDILKAKIKRAKQTKGLIEPPKYCITGSIDGPSNHAQGIHKLVEQYNENMLNGNGRMDFYEPRGLREINVWDKDMTFEVFPVLLDEGAPISAGQIAKVTLDERHRSKLIESMHFNKIIGICIAFIKNDNPQDPNYTPELVEYGSISELLDISNLDSEGVIIIRPIERFKIIKFDATPGDTHMRATVKLIKDQYQPLRNLSITLDNIKALYSLYDKCNFLQEEYCKLTGRLEQMKSIAEREDFNSKVDGMISHIEFDPNDPNLFTYKEVSQTRMRIFEIISFCAMEFHCDENTRIWASRITNTEERLIAVRLVLEKKMAALKAAIERLISENRENAT
- a CDS encoding RNA pseudouridylate synthase domain-containing protein 1 (overlaps_old_locusTagID:BBM_III08565) translates to MKITTRQICAVHEEFLKNFQLFSGINFFAVNKPPDFHLERADSTICIEDLVRELCNIDKFRICGQLDYATSGVMLLAKSKLASKYANLMIYAKEIYKVYLALLYGHLPIDTYHITRSICKPRGDEFKMRLAGSEGEGKACHSVLIPRSHHSIEGQPVTLCELRTITGRRHQLRLHCASIGHPIIGDVTYFNERNLTGRYKEIETDRMMLHCWFLKRNSSDELSAKYPKDWPKMREMIEEIELIVSPDVISKYVNQPPINHLDSVLLNMQFEQRVGSQIKVFK